A section of the Solea solea chromosome 17, fSolSol10.1, whole genome shotgun sequence genome encodes:
- the klf11a gene encoding Krueppel-like factor 11a: MLSFTERCCQVDSMDTVDRQQGALMKPSPCVEYNDLEAAEALVSMSFWDQRLHKPRPLTPTSDSCDSIQLQTESVDAAKDLIALSSLCMTPPHSPSSSEASASSAPSPASAPSPASTHVVPGLELSVGSALLSDSHPHVSVLPPQTELCVVAPPSRAVAPPSRAMATSVIRHTADSLGVPVPSCSRLTETPTCPLTPPETRGRPPCPSSPPSPPAPPPPRSFPVSSSSPRLSASPLLCQVIPVSGGAGMISAFVQAPVQVQTPGGPKPILPQAPPTFSQSLLLGSAVPQGTVMFVVPQQHVTQPSQGPQTLMTLGSTKLLPLAPAPVYMPSGASGASSHAEFSRRRNYVCNFLGCKKTYFKSSHLKAHLRTHTGEKPFSCHWDGCDKKFARSDELSRHRRTHTGEKKFVCGVCDRRFMRSDHLTKHARRHTTSKRATSWPANTGDLNKMALPKGHIRGPALPVRVLVPTAN, translated from the exons ATGCTCAGCTTCACGGAGCGCTGCTGTCAG gtgGACAGCATGGACACTGTggacagacagcagggggcgctcatgAAGCCCAGTCCGTGCGTCGAGTACAACGACCTGGAGGCGGCCGAGGCGCTCGTCAGCATGAGCTTCTGGGATCAAAGGTTGcataagccccgcccactgacCCCCACCTCCGACTCATGTGACTCCATCCAGCTGCAGACGGAGAGCGTGGACGCTGCTAAAGACCTGATCGCTCTGTCGTCACTG TGCATGACTCCACCTCACAGTCCAAGTTCCTCTGAGGCCTCCGCCTCCTCTGCTCCAAGCCCCGCCTCTGCTCCAAGTCCCGCCTCCACACACGTCGTACCCGGCCTGGAACTCAGTGTTGGCTCCGCCCTCCTCAGTGACTCCCACCCTCATGTGTCAGTGCTTCCACCTCAGACTGAGTTGTGTGTTGTGGCTCCGCCCAGCAGAGCCGTGGCTCCGCCCAGCAGAGCCATGGCCACCAGCGTCATCCGCCACACCGCCGACAGCCTCGGTGTCCCCGTCCCTTCCTGCTCTCGTCTCACAGAAACGCCCACATGTCCACTCACGCCTCCAGAGACGAGGGGCCGTCCTCCGTGTCCCAGCAGCCCgccctctcctcctgctcctcctcctcctcgctccttCCCAGTGTCTTCCTCTTCCCCGCGGCTCTCGGCTTCTCCACTCCTCTGTCAGGTGATCCCTGTGAGCGGGGGGGCGGGGATGATCTCCGCCTTCGTCCAGGCTCCGGTTCAGGTGCAGACTCCGGGGGGACCGAAGCCCATCCTGCCGCAGGCTCCTCCCACCTTCtctcagtctctgctgctgggcTCGGCGGTGCCGCAGGGCACTGTGATGTTCGTGGTGCCGCAGCAGCACGTGACGCAGCCCTCGCAGGGCCCGCAGACTCTCATGACCCTAGGCAGCACCAAGCTCCTCCCCCTGGCCCCAGCGCCGGTTTACATGCCGTCAGGAGCGAGCGGCGCCTCCTCGCATGCCGAATTCTCCCGCCGGAGAAACTACGTCTGCAACTTCCTGGGCTGCAAGAAGACGTACTTCAAGAGTTCCCACCTGAAGGCGcacctgcgcacacacacag GTGAAAAGCCGTTCAGCTGTCACTGGGACGGCTGCGACAAGAAGTTTGCCCGCTCCGACGAGCTTTCCCGCCACCGGCGGACGCACACCGGCGAGAAGAAGTTTGTGTGCGGCGTGTGCGACCGACGCTTCATGCGCAGCGACCACCTGACCAAACACGCCCGGCGGCACACGACGTCCAAGCGGGCGACGTCGTGGCCTGCCAACACCGGTGACCTCAACAAAATGGCCCTGCCCAAAGGTCATATCCGAGGCCCCGCCCTTCCTGTCAGGGTGCTCGTTCCCACCGCCAACTAA
- the LOC131443412 gene encoding ribonucleoside-diphosphate reductase subunit M2: MLSARAPLSVKDENTLVSQTNKMALDKENTPPSLNNTRVLASKTARKIFNDAEPKVVKNSRGGEEVEPLLKDNPRRFVVFPIQYHDIWQMYKKAEASFWTAEEVDLSKDLQHWESLKDEERYFISHVLAFFAASDGIVNENLVERFTQEVQVTEARCFYGFQIAMENIHSEMYSLLINTYIKEPQEREYLFNAIETLPCVKKKADWALNWISNKSATFGERVVAFAAVEGIFFSGSFASIFWLKKRGLMPGLTFSNELISRDEGLHCDFACLMFKHLVNKPNSEAVTKVIKNAVEIEQEFLTDALPVKLIGMNCELMKQYIEFVADRLMLELGFTKIYRVENPFDFMENISLEGKTNFFEKRVGEYQRMGVMSTTTDHTFRLDADF, translated from the exons atgctgTCTGCTCGCGCTCCTCTCTCTGTAAAGGATGAAAACACACTCGTCAGTCAAACCAACAAAATGGCGCTGGACAAAGAAAACACG cctCCGAGTCTGAACAACACCCGCGTCCTGGCGTCAAAAACCGCGCGAAAAATCTTCAACGACGCTGAG cccAAAGTGGTGAAGAATAGCAGAGGTGGCGAGGAGGTGGAGCCTCTGCTCAAAGACAACCCCCGCCGCTTCGTCGTCTTCCCCATCCAGTACCACGACATCTGGCAGATGTACAAGAAGGCCGAGGCCTCGTTCTGGACGGCAGAGGAG GTGGACCTGTCCAAGGACCTGCAGCACTGGGAGTCTCTGAAGGACGAGGAGAGGTACTTCATCTCACACGTGTTGGCGTTCTTCGCCGCCAGCGACGGCATCGTCAACGAGAACCTG GTGGAGCgtttcacacaggaagtgcaggtGACGGAGGCGCGGTGTTTTTACGGTTTCCAGATCGCCATGGAGAACATTCACTCAGAGATGTACAGTCTCCTCATCAACACGTACATCAAAGAGCCACAAGAGAG AGAATACCTGTTCAATGCCATTGAGACTCTGCCGTGTGTGAAGAAGAAGGCCGACTGGGCGCTCAACTGGATCAGCAACAAGAGCGCCACCTTCG gaGAGAGAGTGGTGGCCTTCGCGGCCGTGGAGGGAATCTTCTTCTCTGGATCGTTTGCTTCCATCTTCTGGCTGAAGAAGCGCGGCCTGATGCCCGGCCTGACCTTCTCCAATGAGCTCATCAGCAGAGACgag GGTCTTCACTGTGACTTTGCGTGTTTGATGTTCAAACATCTGGTGAACAAGCCGAACTCGGAGGCCGTCACCAAGGTCATCAAGAACGCTGTGGAGATCGAGCAG gagTTCCTGACTGACGCTCTGCCTGTGAAGTTGATCGGGATGAACTGTGAGCTGATGAAACAGTACATTGAGTTTGTTGCTGACAGACTGATGCTGGAGCTCGGCTTTACAAAG ATCTACAGGGTTGAGAACCCCTTTGACTTCATGGAGAACATTTCTCTGGAGGGAAAGACCAACTTCTTTGAGAAGAGAGTGGGCGAGTACCAGAGGATGGGCGTGATGTCCACGACCACAGACCACACCTTCAGGCTGGACGCAGACTTCTga